A stretch of the Actinomyces qiguomingii genome encodes the following:
- a CDS encoding single-stranded DNA-binding protein — protein MAGDTVITLIGNLTGDPELRFTPSGLAVASFTIASTPRIFDRQAQEWRDGTTLFMRCQVWRDAAENCAETLTKGTRVIAQGRLVQRSYTTREGENRTVVELQVDEIGPSLRYATAQVTRTRPGQGGQTAGNHASPYTSRHQPQQQPAQADDPWDTGGGNTSFGDEPPF, from the coding sequence ATGGCCGGCGACACTGTCATCACGCTGATCGGCAACCTGACGGGTGATCCGGAGTTGCGGTTCACGCCGTCGGGGCTGGCGGTCGCCTCGTTCACGATCGCCTCCACCCCGCGCATCTTCGACCGGCAGGCCCAGGAGTGGCGTGACGGGACCACCCTGTTCATGCGCTGCCAGGTCTGGCGCGACGCCGCCGAAAACTGCGCGGAGACGCTGACCAAGGGCACCCGCGTGATCGCACAGGGCCGCCTGGTGCAGCGCTCCTACACCACCCGCGAGGGCGAGAACCGCACCGTGGTGGAGCTACAAGTCGACGAGATCGGCCCCTCCCTGCGCTACGCCACAGCCCAGGTCACCCGTACCCGCCCCGGCCAGGGCGGGCAAACCGCCGGAAATCATGCCAGCCCATATACCAGCAGACACCAACCCCAGCAGCAGCCGGCCCAGGCCGACGACCCCTGGGACACCGGCGGCGGCAACACCAGCTTCGGCGACGAGCCCCCGTTCTAA
- a CDS encoding HNH endonuclease, producing the protein MCWICGRPGADTADHVVPAAFGGGDELENLRPAHRSCNASRGIGKRDLRRPFRTSRIW; encoded by the coding sequence GTGTGCTGGATCTGCGGGCGACCTGGCGCGGACACCGCGGATCACGTCGTTCCAGCCGCGTTTGGTGGTGGCGACGAGCTGGAGAATCTTCGCCCGGCTCATCGCTCGTGCAATGCTTCTCGTGGGATCGGGAAGCGGGATCTTCGGCGGCCGTTCCGGACCTCCCGGATCTGGTAA
- a CDS encoding phage portal protein yields the protein MWTFEDTDVKATALPAASVEPYNAVLREIVEHIAQVAQISPAQITGQMANLSAEALWAAETAQQRKLDAKRRAFGESWELALHLAVETTSGQGTVPHGAEVIWRDTEARSFGGIIDGITKLSSQGVPIDLLMPLVPGMTQQQVKAIRDRLDVDHTPDGITALAAPPMLAGTGKE from the coding sequence GTGTGGACCTTCGAGGACACCGACGTGAAGGCAACAGCCCTGCCAGCAGCCAGCGTCGAGCCCTACAACGCCGTGCTCCGGGAAATCGTCGAGCACATCGCCCAGGTCGCCCAGATCTCGCCCGCACAGATCACCGGCCAGATGGCGAACCTGTCCGCCGAGGCCCTGTGGGCCGCTGAGACCGCCCAGCAGCGCAAGCTCGACGCCAAGCGCCGTGCCTTCGGCGAGTCCTGGGAACTGGCACTGCACCTCGCCGTCGAGACCACCTCCGGTCAGGGAACCGTCCCGCACGGCGCCGAGGTCATCTGGCGCGACACCGAGGCGCGCTCCTTCGGCGGGATCATCGACGGCATCACCAAGCTTTCCTCCCAGGGCGTCCCCATCGACCTCCTGATGCCACTCGTGCCCGGTATGACCCAGCAGCAGGTCAAGGCCATCCGCGACCGCCTCGACGTCGACCACACCCCCGACGGCATCACCGCGCTCGCGGCGCCGCCCATGCTGGCGGGCACCGGTAAGGAGTAG
- a CDS encoding phage major capsid protein — translation MPTADITRAEVAGLIQDAYSTDFLNAAVDSSIVLQAFPTVSMGTKTERLPVLATIPHANWVTEDSTADEGTKPTSKFSWANKTLVAEEVAVIIPVHENVVDDATEDILGEITRLGGQAMGYALDAAVLFGVNKPATWTDPDLFAAATASGNLTQISATDPASDLVGAILQNAGLVIGDGEFEPDKLIARRSLRMQLANLRNTDGTPIYLPSLSATPAPPTRWPA, via the coding sequence ATGCCCACCGCTGACATTACGCGCGCCGAGGTCGCCGGCCTCATCCAGGACGCGTACTCCACCGACTTCCTGAACGCCGCCGTGGACTCCTCCATCGTGCTGCAGGCCTTCCCGACTGTGTCCATGGGAACCAAGACCGAGCGGCTGCCGGTCCTTGCGACCATCCCGCACGCCAACTGGGTCACTGAGGACTCCACCGCGGACGAGGGCACCAAGCCCACCTCCAAGTTCTCCTGGGCGAACAAGACCCTCGTCGCCGAGGAAGTCGCGGTCATCATCCCCGTGCACGAGAACGTCGTGGACGACGCCACCGAGGACATCCTGGGCGAGATCACCCGCCTGGGCGGCCAGGCCATGGGCTACGCCCTGGACGCCGCGGTCCTGTTCGGCGTGAACAAGCCCGCCACCTGGACCGACCCCGACCTGTTCGCCGCCGCAACCGCCTCCGGCAACCTCACCCAGATCTCCGCCACCGACCCGGCCTCCGACCTGGTCGGCGCGATCCTGCAGAACGCCGGCTTGGTCATCGGAGACGGCGAGTTCGAGCCGGACAAGCTCATCGCCCGCCGCTCCCTGCGCATGCAGCTGGCGAACCTGCGCAACACTGACGGCACCCCCATCTACCTGCCGTCTCTGTCCGCCACCCCGGCGCCACCGACCAGGTGGCCGGCATGA
- a CDS encoding HK97 gp10 family phage protein, with product MPSPRMVLNHAGLDRLLASSQMGTAIFAQAQDMLPVVRAATPHRSGALAASWRVESSQTVVRTRKGGTSVRAGARIISDAEHAAAVEFGHLGTAVPGVEGYRVVVPGQHMLGALAGTRAARAAKKR from the coding sequence GTGCCCTCTCCACGGATGGTGCTCAACCATGCGGGCCTGGACCGGCTGCTGGCCTCTTCCCAGATGGGGACGGCGATCTTCGCCCAGGCGCAGGACATGCTGCCTGTGGTGCGGGCCGCGACTCCTCACCGCTCGGGCGCGCTTGCGGCGTCGTGGCGGGTTGAGTCCTCCCAGACGGTGGTGCGCACTCGCAAGGGCGGAACGTCGGTGCGCGCTGGCGCCCGCATCATCTCCGACGCCGAGCACGCGGCCGCCGTCGAGTTCGGCCACCTCGGTACCGCCGTGCCTGGCGTGGAGGGATACAGGGTCGTCGTACCGGGGCAGCACATGCTCGGCGCCCTAGCCGGTACCAGGGCGGCCCGCGCCGCCAAGAAGAGGTGA
- a CDS encoding tape measure protein — protein MAYQAGTVFVDVAPSLKGFGKRVTTEVTSSMGGAANKAATTFSSDFRKTASSLGKDVSNDLADSLGKSTPRLRREAETAAAAVTSAQEAVTKASKEVEEARAGEVAASEKVTRAEEALAEARASGDEAAIAKAEQNLTKAREGAAAADAKADKAAAALTRARSTLEEATAKAATAQEALSRRTGETTSTLTSLKRTAASGVELVKAGAARDLDGVRSALAGVRTGLGELRTQAASGDTALGKLAQAAHAVKTALGTMASAGISGLKQVASVAGQAVKALAQSAASAAGAVATVVGGIAIKGGISRALSIEDAQAKLRGLGHDADSVSSIMDSALDSVRGTAFGLGDAATIAASAVASGVKQGEQLTSYLSSIADVATLSGDSLENVGLVFNQVISKGKVQTQDMYQLANRGIPIFQWLAEESGVTLEQIQSDISAGLVSSDDFLKAVQANSAGAALASADTVRGAVSNTYAALGRLGAAAFEPIMPAIRSSLGGVIEVADQVTSLVKPVLESVGATLSEKVAGAVERIKETAGPFMEGLSGALSGAKDALDGIGSGTLVSTLLPALGAGAGLLSQWANGIPLIGKMIPTMSGPVGVVAGLITSMVAASPELRDALGGAVEAIGSVMGGLAEPAKTVLSTIGDLTAVMGDTLAQAITAITPSLTSLAQTVLPVISDVLAILGPALVDVAATLGDALAGALPVLADLLADVAQVVLPVLPGLLDGLLSVGLPLLKWAIDLASAILDNEAAVGIIVGALVTWKTTITAIKIATTAWSIAQGLLNVALNANPIGLIVIALVALAAGIAVAWQKSETFRKVVTTAFEAVKNTISAVVDWVTGTVVPAVQGFWATTVKPVVEKVKSAISTVADFISGTVAPAIQAAIQAVGNIFSWLYNNIVKPTWNGIKTLIQAVGTAIAAIIGAVVIVVRDQLGKIFTWLYNNVVKPVWAGIRTTIATAWTSIKTVLMALRNFINGTLGPIFTWLYNNVVKPVWDGIKTAITTVANTLTNTILPKIKSFADSVKSAFTTLRDAVKAAMDKVKEYAAKPVNFVIKTVYTNGIKKAFDSIASKVGLSLRMPSVTPIAGYATGGVFQTMTPGYTPGRDVYTFFSPDGGGALRLSGGEGIIRPDALRALGGKPWLDAVNASRGAGLATVGDRGGKKGQVAFKEGGIWGALKSGFDSTKNWLKDTASAVADILADPLGAIASLVTAPAKALLATMGDSMWEQVIKAMPGKWFDSIAQWFKRGSDGVTSTGGLPGQARKYLGTPYVWGGSSIPPGLDCSGLVYYAARGLGWNWPRLTAAGYQAKAKPISWDKKTAGDLLFWGNPAHHVAIYSGGGKMIEEPHVGASAREIAIWGSPTVGRIAKTFDTGGVLPEGLTLAVNATRGPEAILTRSQWNTLTALADRGADLASSLDGTDVRLVLDDRTALDAHIETVSTAAARRRAQLTGRSR, from the coding sequence GTGGCGTATCAGGCCGGTACTGTCTTCGTGGACGTGGCGCCTTCGCTCAAGGGCTTCGGGAAGCGGGTCACCACTGAGGTGACCTCCTCCATGGGTGGGGCCGCAAATAAGGCCGCCACCACCTTCAGCTCGGACTTCCGCAAGACGGCGTCCTCCCTGGGGAAGGATGTGTCCAACGACCTGGCGGACTCGCTGGGCAAGTCCACCCCGAGGCTGCGCCGCGAGGCCGAGACCGCGGCCGCTGCGGTGACCTCCGCGCAGGAGGCGGTCACCAAGGCGTCCAAGGAGGTCGAGGAGGCCCGGGCGGGCGAGGTCGCCGCCTCTGAGAAGGTCACCAGGGCTGAGGAGGCGCTGGCTGAGGCTCGGGCATCGGGCGATGAGGCGGCGATTGCGAAGGCCGAGCAGAACCTGACGAAGGCGCGGGAGGGGGCGGCTGCCGCCGACGCGAAGGCGGATAAGGCTGCCGCCGCCTTGACTCGGGCACGCTCCACCCTGGAGGAGGCGACCGCCAAGGCCGCCACCGCCCAGGAGGCTCTGAGCAGGCGGACCGGGGAGACGACGTCCACGCTCACGAGCTTGAAGCGTACTGCGGCGTCTGGGGTGGAGCTGGTCAAGGCGGGCGCTGCCCGTGACCTGGACGGCGTGCGCTCCGCGCTCGCGGGGGTGCGTACGGGTCTGGGCGAGCTGCGCACTCAGGCGGCGTCTGGTGACACCGCCCTGGGCAAGCTGGCGCAGGCCGCACATGCTGTCAAGACGGCTCTGGGGACTATGGCCTCGGCTGGGATCTCCGGCCTTAAGCAGGTGGCGTCCGTGGCCGGGCAGGCGGTCAAGGCCCTGGCGCAGTCGGCGGCGTCCGCTGCGGGTGCGGTGGCCACCGTTGTGGGTGGTATCGCCATCAAGGGCGGCATCAGCCGGGCGCTGAGTATTGAGGACGCGCAGGCCAAGCTCCGGGGACTGGGGCATGACGCCGACTCGGTGTCCTCCATCATGGACTCCGCCCTGGACTCGGTGCGGGGCACTGCCTTCGGGCTGGGCGACGCCGCCACTATCGCGGCGTCGGCTGTCGCCTCCGGCGTCAAGCAAGGCGAGCAGCTGACCTCCTACCTGTCCTCGATCGCGGACGTCGCGACCCTGTCCGGCGACAGCCTGGAGAACGTGGGCCTGGTGTTCAACCAGGTCATCAGCAAGGGCAAGGTGCAGACGCAGGACATGTACCAGCTGGCGAACCGGGGTATCCCGATTTTCCAGTGGCTGGCGGAGGAGTCCGGCGTCACCCTGGAGCAGATCCAGTCCGACATCTCCGCCGGCCTGGTCTCCTCCGACGACTTTTTGAAGGCGGTGCAGGCGAACTCTGCCGGCGCCGCCCTGGCATCCGCGGACACGGTGCGCGGCGCGGTGTCCAACACCTACGCCGCCCTCGGACGCCTCGGCGCGGCGGCGTTCGAGCCGATCATGCCCGCCATCCGGTCCTCTCTCGGTGGCGTTATCGAGGTGGCCGACCAGGTCACCAGCCTGGTCAAGCCCGTGCTGGAAAGTGTCGGGGCGACCCTGTCTGAGAAGGTGGCCGGCGCGGTCGAGCGCATCAAGGAGACCGCGGGCCCTTTCATGGAGGGGCTGTCTGGGGCACTGTCTGGGGCGAAGGATGCCCTGGACGGCATCGGCTCCGGGACTTTAGTGTCCACGCTGCTGCCGGCCCTCGGTGCCGGCGCGGGCCTGCTGTCCCAATGGGCCAATGGCATCCCGCTCATCGGCAAGATGATCCCGACCATGTCCGGCCCCGTGGGCGTGGTGGCGGGCCTGATCACCTCCATGGTCGCCGCATCCCCGGAGCTGCGTGACGCTCTCGGCGGCGCCGTCGAGGCCATCGGGTCGGTCATGGGCGGCCTGGCCGAGCCGGCGAAGACGGTCTTGTCCACCATCGGGGATCTGACCGCCGTCATGGGCGACACCCTGGCTCAGGCGATCACCGCGATCACCCCGTCCCTGACCTCACTGGCCCAGACGGTGCTGCCGGTCATCTCCGACGTCCTGGCAATCCTGGGGCCGGCACTGGTGGATGTGGCGGCCACGCTCGGGGACGCGCTCGCGGGCGCTCTGCCGGTGCTGGCGGATCTGCTGGCCGACGTCGCCCAGGTGGTGCTCCCGGTCCTGCCGGGTCTGCTGGACGGACTGCTGTCGGTGGGCCTGCCGCTGCTGAAATGGGCGATCGACCTCGCATCGGCGATCCTGGACAATGAGGCCGCAGTGGGCATCATCGTGGGCGCCCTGGTGACCTGGAAGACCACCATCACCGCGATCAAGATCGCCACCACCGCCTGGTCCATAGCCCAGGGATTGCTGAACGTCGCTCTGAATGCGAATCCGATTGGCCTGATCGTCATCGCTCTGGTTGCCCTGGCCGCAGGTATTGCGGTGGCGTGGCAGAAGAGCGAGACGTTCCGGAAAGTCGTCACGACCGCGTTCGAGGCCGTCAAGAACACCATTAGCGCCGTGGTGGATTGGGTTACCGGCACCGTCGTCCCGGCGGTGCAGGGCTTTTGGGCGACCACGGTCAAACCCGTAGTGGAAAAGGTGAAGAGCGCGATCTCCACGGTGGCGGACTTCATCAGCGGCACGGTGGCGCCGGCGATTCAGGCCGCGATCCAGGCCGTCGGCAACATCTTCAGCTGGCTGTACAACAACATTGTCAAACCGACGTGGAACGGTATTAAGACGCTCATTCAGGCAGTCGGTACGGCCATTGCGGCCATCATCGGCGCGGTCGTGATCGTGGTCCGAGACCAGCTCGGCAAGATCTTCACCTGGCTGTACAACAACGTCGTCAAACCGGTGTGGGCCGGCATTAGAACCACCATCGCCACTGCGTGGACCTCTATCAAGACGGTGCTGATGGCGCTGCGCAACTTCATTAACGGCACGCTGGGGCCGATCTTCACCTGGCTGTACAACAACGTCGTCAAACCGGTGTGGGACGGCATTAAGACCGCGATCACGACGGTGGCGAACACTCTGACGAACACGATCCTGCCTAAAATCAAGTCCTTCGCCGACTCGGTTAAGAGTGCTTTCACTACTCTGCGGGACGCGGTCAAGGCCGCGATGGACAAGGTCAAGGAGTATGCCGCCAAACCGGTCAACTTCGTGATCAAAACCGTTTACACGAACGGCATTAAAAAGGCCTTCGACTCGATCGCCAGCAAAGTCGGCCTGTCCCTGCGGATGCCGTCCGTCACCCCGATCGCCGGATATGCGACCGGTGGAGTATTCCAGACCATGACCCCCGGCTACACGCCCGGGCGGGATGTTTATACATTTTTCAGCCCGGACGGTGGCGGGGCACTACGGCTGTCTGGTGGTGAGGGGATTATTCGCCCGGACGCCCTACGCGCTCTTGGTGGCAAGCCCTGGTTGGACGCTGTCAACGCTTCCCGCGGGGCCGGCCTGGCCACCGTCGGAGACCGCGGCGGTAAGAAAGGGCAAGTAGCCTTCAAGGAAGGCGGTATCTGGGGCGCTCTCAAATCTGGCTTCGACAGCACCAAGAACTGGCTGAAGGATACGGCGTCCGCCGTCGCAGACATCCTGGCCGACCCGCTCGGCGCGATAGCCAGCTTGGTAACCGCTCCCGCCAAAGCTCTGCTGGCCACAATGGGAGACAGCATGTGGGAGCAGGTGATCAAGGCGATGCCCGGTAAATGGTTCGACTCCATCGCGCAGTGGTTCAAACGCGGCTCTGACGGGGTGACCTCCACGGGTGGACTGCCCGGCCAGGCCCGCAAGTACCTGGGCACCCCCTATGTGTGGGGCGGCTCCAGTATCCCGCCGGGGCTGGACTGCTCCGGCCTGGTCTACTATGCAGCAAGGGGCCTCGGCTGGAACTGGCCGCGGCTGACCGCCGCCGGCTACCAGGCCAAGGCCAAGCCCATCTCCTGGGACAAGAAGACTGCTGGCGACCTGCTGTTCTGGGGCAACCCGGCCCACCACGTGGCGATCTACTCCGGCGGCGGGAAGATGATCGAGGAGCCGCATGTGGGCGCCTCCGCCCGTGAGATCGCGATCTGGGGCTCCCCGACCGTCGGGCGAATCGCCAAAACGTTCGACACCGGCGGCGTCCTCCCCGAGGGGCTGACGCTCGCCGTAAACGCCACCCGCGGCCCCGAGGCGATCCTGACCCGCAGCCAGTGGAACACGCTGACCGCGCTCGCGGACCGCGGCGCCGACCTCGCCAGCTCCCTGGACGGTACCGACGTCCGCCTGGTCCTGGACGACCGCACCGCCCTGGACGCCCACATTGAGACGGTCTCTACGGCCGCGGCCCGTCGGCGGGCGCAGCTCACCGGGAGGAGCCGCTGA